Sequence from the Thermothelomyces thermophilus ATCC 42464 chromosome 2, complete sequence genome:
CGCTCACCGGAGATACGATCAACACCGGCGGGTCGGCCAGCTCCCATACCAGCGCAAGCTCCTCGGTCTTTAGTGCTGCGGCGCGGCCGAGCGCACCGGGCGCTGTGAAACTCCCACATACCCAACCCACCCCGCCTACCGCCATCACCTCACCGTCGTCATACCTATCTACAACTGTCCCTGCCAAGGCGCAGCCGACCACTCCTTGCCGTGCCGACGGAGTAGAGGGACCCGTACCGATGCCTAGCGGATCTGTCCCTGACGCCCCGGCTATCGAACGCGTGCCTGCACGAGACCCCTCTCGCTCGATCAAATGCGTAAAGCGCACGTATGATCCTCTTCTGGATACATCGCTTTCCAGCTCCGAGAAGAGAAAGGCGAAACCGATATACAAAGAGTTTGGAttggtatgtacatatgctTGATAATCTCACACTGAGGGGGGAGCGTCATCTCGATTCTGAGTCAGTTGGCTAATGCTGTGCATAGGACGACGAAGATGACGCTCCCCCCTCAGATCCCCGCCTAGCAAAAGGCGGTCGGCTCAACTACATCAATGTCGACTTCCACCTTCCGAAGGCCCGGTTGCGCCATGCGCCCTACAATCTCAAGCCGTACAAGTATGATCCGAAGACGTCTTGCGGGCCTGGGCCTCCCACCCAGATCGTCGTCACCGGGTTCAACCCCCTGATTGCGTTCTCCAAGGTTACTGCCATCTTTGCCTCTTTTGGCGAGATCGCCGAGAGCAGCAACAAGATGCACCCAGACACCGGGAGTTACTTAGGTTTCGCTACCTTTCGTTATCGGGATTCGAAACCACACCGCTCACGTCCGTTCCCGATCTCCGCTGCCGACGCAGCGCAGCGCGCCATTCGAGCCATGCACGGGAAGCGGATAGAGGCCAACACAGTCCGTGTTGAGTACGATCCAGAGGGCAAGAAGAGCTCCCGCATGCTGGAGGAGGCCCTGAAGAAGGAAAATGAGGCGTCGCACAATGCGGCCGAGCCGAAGATTCCCACGGGCCCAAAACCCAAAGACATCATTCCCGGCCCCCCTCCGACCGCGCCCAAGGGCCCTGCGGCGCACCGTGGTAGCCTAATCAATGTCCAGGGAGTCTGGGTGCCGAAGCCGAGGCTGGATACAATCATCGAAACTGAACCCATCGCGAATCAACTCAAGCACGACCCGTACATATTCGTAGCCCACGAGCATGTCCCCGTCATGCCGACCACCATCGCCCATATGAAGCGGCGTCTTAAAACGTTCATGTTTGAGGACATTCGGGCGGACAGGACGGGCTATTATATTATCTTTCGCGATTCGGGATTCGGCCGCTCCGAGGCCGAACGATGCTTTCGGTCAGCGAATCACACCACTTTCTTTACCTACACCATGGTCATGGACCTCCACGTCCACGGAACCCTCGGCAAGGCGTCACGTCCCGTCGATACTCGGCGGCGTAGTCGCACCCCAGACCGGAGACACGGTGAGGACACCCGATCGTATCGTGAACATGATCGCAGCAGGCGCGAAGAAGAGCGGGCAAGGCGCGAGGAAGAGCGAGCCAGGCGCGAGGAACAAGAGCGTCGCCGGCGGGAGGAAGAAGCGGAcctcgaggaggagaagcgaCAGCGCGCCAAGAACTTTGACCCGGTGCTGGAGGCCACCGACGTGGTTCTGCGCGAGATGAAGGAACAGCTGATCAAACACATCCGTACCAAGATCGCGGCACCGGCGCTCTTCAACTTCCTCGACCCTGTCAATCACATAGCCAAGCGGCGCCAGCTAAACCTCGAAGACCCCCAGAACGCCGGACTTCCCCCTATCTTGCTTGATGACTTCGAGGACAGGTCTCCGGTTGGGACTCCGAATTCCAGGGCAGATCCCATAGAACGGCGAACCGCCCGTCTCGACGTGTCCACCCTGCCTCGTATCCGCAAGGTCAAGAATGCCGGACTGAATGCGCGAAAGCACGGCTTCAACGACCCATTTGCGCGGAATCGGCCCGCCGCCAGGCGCACAGCCTTCCGGTCTCTGCATTACCGGCTGAGGAGCGACAGCGAGGGCGAGTCCGATGATGAGGCTGAGAATACGACGCTGTTCGGCAGAGACACGGAAGAGCCCGAGTCTCGACCTCGGAGCCGGATGAGCTCAGATTTTGAGGCCGAAAAAGACGAGTTTGCAACCTGGGGACCTGGCGAGGATGACTCCATGACGGAGGCCAGCTTTGCGCTGGGTGATGGCTCCGGGCTACCCAAGAAGCGGAAACTTGACCTTCAGGTCGAAACGGCCATCAAACGGCAGAAGAAGACAGACGAGGAGCTGTTCGGAATCACCATTGACCGTATCGAGACCGAGTTTCCGTCGAGGGAAGCCTCCGAAGACACCTTGGTTCGCGATGCCGAGGCTGCTGAGGAGAAGGACACCGACGGCTCCCGATTGCCGACACCTTTACCTCAAGGAGCCAAGGCCAGGAAGAAGGCGCCCGCCAAGCCCAAAAAGAAGTCCAAGAAGCAGCTCTTTGAGGAGAGGGAAGCCCTCAaacggcagcagcaggagatCTACGAGAGGGAAGCGGAGGCCCGGCGGTCGGAAGATGTGGACGAGGCCAAACCGACGCCCGAGTCGGAGGCTGAGCTCAAGAAACCCGGAGCGGAAGAAGAGAAGGCAGATCTGGACGAGAATATGTATCCATCAGAGAAAGTTTCGGCTCTCGAGCTTCCACAGGATTTCCGGTTCGATGTGGCAACGTTGGAGGAGCTGGCGCTCGGAGAGGCCGATCAGCCAGATCTTGCAAAGCTCCAAAAGAAGTTTGGTCGTGGGAAGCTCGAAGACCCTGAGCTGTGGTTGTGGAGGCGGAACCGCATCCGGGAGCTGAACTCGGCTGACGGGACGTCGAAAAATCCGGTTCGCATTGAGGGCTACTATGTCCCGAACCCCACTGGCTGCGCCCGAACCGAAGGAGTCAAGAAGATTCTCAACTCGGAGAAGTCCAAGTACCTCCCCCATCATCTCAAAGTCAAGAAGGCCAGGGAGGAGCGTCAGGCGCAGAACGGCAAGAGCGCAAAAGATTCTGTTCtggccgcggccgaggccgcccgACTGGCAGCCGAGAGCCTTGTCGCCAAGGGCAACTCGCGCGCCAACCGTGCAAACAACCGCCGGTTCGTCGCCGACCTGAATGACCAGAGAAAGACGCTCGGCCAGGATTCGGACGTCTTGCGGTTCAACCAGCTCAAGAAGCGGAAGAAACCGGTCAAGTTCGCGCGATCGGCGATCCACAACTGGGGCCTATACGCGATGGAGAACATCCCCAAGGACGACATGATCATCGAGTACGTGGGTGAGGAGGTTCGGCAACAAATCGCCGAGCTTCGGGAGCACAGGTACCTCAAGAGCGGCATCGGCAGCAGTTATCTCTTCCGAATCGACGACAACACCGTCATCGACGCGACCAAGAAGGGCGGCATCGCGCGGTTTATCAACCATAGCTGCATGCCCAACTGCACGGCCAAGATCATCAAGGTGGAAGGCAGCAAGCGGATCGTCATCTACGCGCTCCGAGACATTGCGCAGAGTAAGTTTCCGCCTCCCCCCCTCTCCCATCTTGCGTGCATTTTTGTCATATTGGACACGTCGACTGACACCAGTCATCAATTGAACAGACGAGGAGTTGACGTACGACTACAAGTTCGAGCGCGAGCTTGGCAGTACAGACCGCATCCCCTGCCTGTGCGGGACGGCCGCGTGCAAGGGCTTCCTCAACTGAGTGCCGGGACAGTTCCTGCCAGCCATACATACCTGCCTTAGAACCTGTAATGTTTGCCTGTTTGTGTTACCACTACACACTTCACGGGACTACCTTGTTTGGCGGCTTGCGACGACCTTGGGGGCCCTGGGGTTAGGAAAGCCGTTGCGATGTGTGTTCGGCCGCGCGCCGGATCAGGTCTAGGCGAGCTTGCTTGCAAGGTGACCGTGGCCCGGAAAGAGTACCGGGCGTTTCAAGTAATTTACACTGCCCCATGCGGAGTAACGAAGGGAAGGATTCATGGCCGCGCCTCCGTGCGATTGAATGCAGGATGACGGGAGGGAGTGAGTGCCGGTTGGGCAGGTGGTGATTTGTCTCTCTTTTGCCGCCCATCTTGAGTCGAGGGGCGGCAGAACGGAGGAGGCTTGCTGACTAGACGGGCTCCGATTTTGATCAGCGGAGTATCCACAGCACAATTTTACCACGTAGTCTTTTCCACATGTTTGGTTGATGGTTGTTGTGCTTGGATTGTGTGGTTGTGGGTTGAGAAACCAGGCACCTCTCACCTGGGTGGGCTGTCGAGCGACTGATGAACCCTTATTTACTGTACATGGCGTTGGTGGACGGGGGAAAAAGAAACGAGAGAGAGTTGAGTTCGTCGGTCATGTAAAGCATGTTGGTGTTTGTGTGTGGCTTAGATGGTTGACCTGTACTGGTAGACCGGTTGAGGTGATCTTCATAGTATCTTCTGATAGACTCGGCAAAGGTGAAAATTGCCTTGGACGTTTAGTCCGTCCTTGTCTGAATGGTCTAATAACTCTTGGGCTAATTAAAGAATGGACCGTCCACTCAACGAAGAATCCCAAGCGCATTCTTCCCGTGAGACTGCGCGAGAGCACCCGACATTGAAGCCCAGGCCTCCGCAGGCATCAACGTTGGTCGGTGGTGGAGGGCTAATTACCTATTACGAATACCTATTAGGGTAGGGTGCGGATCATTTGGAGGTTGGCACCAACGAGTTCGTGATGATGCTGTTCTTTCTTTGTTCtttctttttattttttatctTGTTTTTAATTCATCTTTCCCCATTTTCCCgttcctttctttctttttcttttaaaAAAACATTGCAAGTGACATGGCCAAGTTCTGTAAATGTTCTTCACAGGGACTGCTTTCGTTTCTGTTCAGCCATACGCAGTCACCCTGGAGAATCTGACACTTTACGAACTATCTTGGCAGGCATCAAGCCTTCGTCGTTGAACCAACGATGCGGCACAGACTCGGCTTTGATTTAAGCcactccgtacatacgtgCGTTGTTTCGCTTGCCGAGAACTGATGGCAACAGTAGCAGCCGAATGCTTCCCTACATATGACCTAGGTAGGGAAGCAACGACCTACCTTAGCCTACCCTGGTAGGTAGGTACTTACTTCACTtagctacctacctaccttagAAAGTGAGGCAAGAATACTCCCTAAGGTATTCCGCACTTGCTAATGGTAGCGAATGCGTGCAGTTTCGTGCATGTAATAATGAGGGTTCAGAGGATAAACACCCTGCTTACGCTACATACCTACctaaggtatgtatgtatgtaggtaggtaggtaggtaggtaggtacagtacatacctacaATGGTACTGTACTTGACTTCCCCTGCCCAGAAACCACTCAAAAACATCCGGAGCGGGACCAGCGCCATGGAACCGAAAGACAGTGCGTATGTACGCCCCCGTCTCTTCAGCAATCCGTTCCCAGGTTCCTATTGAACCGGGCCGCTTGGCTGATGGCGCATGCAAACCTAGATGAGTGCTACTGATTCGACCGTCACTCTGCTATCGCACTTCGCGCGCGGATTAATCGGTGCCTTGAATGCAGGTGGGATTGCGGCCGCGTTTGAGGGCGCGGCCGTCGCTAGTTGACCTGTTGGTTCGAGCTGGAGGCGGCACTGGTAGCCAGTCTCGGTCGGCGGGCGACCCGCCGCCCACAGCACCCGCAAAAGGAACGCCCGCTGCATCATCGCCTCCACTCTTCTCGGCGGGCACCGCCCCGGGATCCCACCGGGACCTGGAGCTTCTCGCTGGCGTCCTGGAACAAGCCGCAAACCTCCCACTTCCACCGTCGCCCGACATACCACCCCTCTGCGCGTCTGCCCCGCCATCGCCGACGCCCATTCCGAACAGCAACCCTTCGATTGTCATTAACCCTGCACCTGCATCTGCTCCCTCCGACGCCGCTGCCACTGCAATTGCGTCGTCGCCCAGCATGGCCCCTGTAAGCTCCCACGCTGCCTACCTGCCACCCGCATCGTCCGCACTCGACGTGGGCTCACCGCGCTGATACACGGCATCGTCAAACAGTCAAAGACGGACGGCGACAAAGATGGATTCCAAACAGGTATGTCTCGGCAGAGCTTCGCGCGCCCGTGGCGGCCCTGCAGATTTACTGACGGTGCAAAACCAGGCAAGGTCTACTCGGTCTCGGGGTCAGTCCAAGCCAGTCCCTCCGGCCACACGGTTCGCCGGCGAAAGCTAACATCAGCCCCCCTCTCTGCAGACCCGTCGTCATCGCCGAGGACATGGCCGGCGTTGCCATGTACGAGCTGGTACGGTTTTCGACAAGCTCGCCGTACCTTGAGAGTGCGAGGCTAAGCTTACGGTGAAACAGGTGAAAGTGGGCCACCATCAGCTCGTCGGTGAAGTCATTCGGATCAATGGCGACCAAGCGACCATTCAGGTATATGAAGAGACAGGTACGGCCGCCTCCCGACGTTCTGGGCTTAATcaaccctccccccccccaaaccgAAAGTGCTGACACCGCTCCACGCACACAGCCGGTGTTACAGTCGGCGACCCCGTACTGCGGACCGGCAAGCCCCTGTCCGTTGAGCTCGGTCCCGGTCTCCTAAACAACATCTACGACGGCATCCAACGGCCGCTGGAGAAGATCTCGACCATGGCCAAGAGCATCTACATCCCCAGAGGCATCGTCGCCCCCGCGCTGGACCGCGAGAAGAAGTGGGATTTCACCCCGACCATGAAGGTTGGCGATCATATCTCGGGCGGCGACGTGTGGGGGACGGTTTACGAGAACTCGTTCATTTCGGTCCACAAGATCATGCTTCCCCCGCGGGCTCGCGGCACCATCACCAGGATCGCCGAGAAGGGCAGCTACACAGTCGTCGACAAGCTCCTCGAAGTCGAGTTCGACGGGAAGAGGACTGAGTACCCCATGATGCACTCCTGGCCCGTGCGGGTGCCGCGCCCGACCACCGAGAAGTTGTCTGCCGACCAGCCCTTCATCGTCGGCCAGCGCGTGCTCGACGCCCTCTTCCCCTCCGTCCAGGGCGGCACCGTCGCCATCCCGGGCGCTTTCGGCTGCGGCAAGACCGTCATTAGCCAGTCTGTCTCCAAGTTCTCCAACAGCGACGTCATTGTCTACGTTGGTTGGTACGTGTTTAAACCAACGACTTTTGTTCTATCCCTTGCCCTTCTGGcccccctcttcttccttcttcttcccttcTCCTCTCGGCTGTCTCAAGGGAGGAGGACCCTTCGCTTTCTTTATGAGACTGTCTAGACCGAACAGCCTGCTGACTTGATCCCTAGCGGAGAGCGTGGTAACGAGATGGCCGAAGTGTTGAAGGACTTCCCGGAGCTCACTATCGACATCGACGGCCGCAAGGAGCCCATCATGAAGCGCACCACTCTCATCGCCAACACTTCCAACATGCCCGTCGCTGCACGTGAAGCTTCCATCTATACCGGCATCACGGTCGCTGAGTACTTCCGCGACCAGGGCATGAACGTGGCCATGATGGCCGACTCGTCCTCTCGCTGGGCCGAAGCCCTGAGAGAACTCTCGGGTCGTCTGGGAGAAATGCCAGCGGACCAAGGTTTCCCGGCCTACCTCGGTGCCAAGCTTGCCTCATTCTACGAGCGCGCCGGCAAGGTCCAGGCCCTCGGCAGCCCCGCTCGCGAGGGCAGTGTCAGCATCGTCGGCGCCGTATCCCCGCCCGGTGGTGACTTCTCCGACCCCGTCACGTCCGCCACCCTCAGCATCGTGCAGGTCTTCTGGGGTCTAGACAAGAAGCTCGCCCAACGCAAGCACTTCCCGTCCATCAACACCTCGATCAGCTACAGCAAGTACAACATGATGCTCGACAAGTGGTACGAGAAGAACCACCCGGAGTTCCCGCGCCTGCGCGACCGTATCCGCCAGCTGCTGTCGGACTCGGAAGAGCTCGACCAGGTGGTGCAGCTGGTCGGCAAGTCGGCCCTGTCGGACCCGGACAAGATCACGCTTGACATGGCGACCCTGATCAAGGATGACTTTTTGCAACAGAACGGCTACTCCGACTACGACCAGTTCTGCCCCCTCTGGAAGACCGAGTGGATGATGAAGCTCATGGTGGGCTTCCACGACGAGGCCCAAAAGGCCATCGCCCAGGGCCTCACCTGGGCCAAGGTGCGCGAGGCCACCCAGGAGCTGCAGTCCCAGCTGCGGAGCCTCAAGTTTGAGCTGCCCAGCGAGGGCGAAGAGGTGATTTGCAAGAAGGTACGTTTTTCCCTCTTCTTCACACCTCGACCCCAGCTCGAATAATGAAGCATCCCTCCCGATATGACAAAACGGCACTGACGAGCGCAACAGTATGAGGCCATACAGCAGGCCATGATGGACAAGTTCGCCTCGGTTGTGGACGAGTAAGGACGTGTAGAGGCGTGCATTCGTGTAGAGTAGGCAGAGGAAGGACAAGAAAGGTTGCTGGATGACATAAAATTGGCATTTTGCATGCTGCATGGCGCGTGCCTCTCTCGTCTAGCTTGTTGTCAGGTCGTCTGCGGCGGTCCCAGTGGGTTTTAGGTGGTCGTCTTGATTTGTCGTTTCCTCCCGCTTGGTTTCCCCTTCCTTGCTGTGTCACTATCGGTGGTGCATTCGGGAACAATCGTTCGATAGAGCCTTGGAGGTATCATTTGAATCTTGTTCGTTCGCCCGCCGGCGAGTCTTGCTAAGCGATGATAAAGGCCGTGCTCCCCCGAGGCATGTGTATCAGAGAAGCTGGCTGTCATGCATTGTTCGACATTGTGAATCAGGTGATAATATTGACATCTCTCATTCATAAGATTCATCTAGTCATTATCATTAATCCTCCTGGATCAACATCCGACTTTGCCGGCCCTCGATCTGACGATACAGAGGGAATAGAACACCGAGCCACCCGTCTGGTCTGTGTACCGGACTCGTAGACTCGAATTATTCGTACCGAGTTTCGTCATACCAACAGCAACGCTAACAAACCGGAACCATGAAGCCAACAAAGGTTGGATGTCGCATCCAACTCTTATTTCGTTCGAAATCTTGTAGACAGAAGAGGACTCGACCGTTTCTTCAGGCCGTCTTCTCGCGAGCCGCAGCAGCCGCAATCTCTGCGGGAGAAGACAGGCTGCGCTCCCATTCCTTCATGAAATCCACCGCTGACCGCTTGATGTTGCTCGGCGACAGCTTGTTCAGCGCCTGGGGCAGCAGGTCCTCGAGCTTGCTCGGGCCGGCGGCTGCCGGGGGGGAAGGAGAGCGCGCGGCACGAGGTTTAGAGAAGCTCTTCTTACTGTGACAGGTAAAGCATCAGTATGCGGGAAGATTAAAAGAAGAATAAGAGAGAGGGCGGGGGGACGGGCGGGGCGTACAGAGTCGCGTTCTCGgtctcgtcggcgtcggcgcgcTTCTCGGGAACGGAGGGAATGATGTCACCGTTTACGGTGGTGCCGCTCCAGCGCGGCGAGGACGTGCTTGGACTATCCCAGTTGGACCAGTCATTGTCGTCGTACGAGTCGATGGTCAGAGGAGTCCAGGAGAAGCGCTTGGTGGGGCGCGTGGTGGCGTCAGTTTTAGAGCGCCGGACGGCGCTGGACCGCGAGGATCCGCGCTCGTCGTTCTCCAGTTGCTCTGTTGTCTCTGACGCCTTTGTTGCCTCGTCAAAGGCGGATTGCACTCGCGGCCGCGAGTTGGCTGAGGCGCGGATGGTGTCCTGATCGCTGCTCCCGGTAGCCGCGGACCTCATGTTGCTGTCCCGGCTTCGCATGTATGTGCCCTGGCCGGTAATGGGCTCGTCACCCACTGTTGCTTGGCGAAGGTCCTCCATGAACGTCCACAGCCCAGTCTTGAGGTCCTCCGCGAGCTGCTTCACTCCGGTCGTCTGTGTTGACCGTGCCGCCGCCCAGGTTGCTCGCTTGGCGAGGTGAGTGGGTGCGGCCGGGGCATAGCGGTTATCGGACCCGAGCT
This genomic interval carries:
- a CDS encoding SET1-like protein (Contains conserved domains SET_assoc[pfam11767], SET domains are protein lysine methyltransferase enzyme and N-SET[pfam11764], The n-SET or N-SET domain is a component of the COMPASS complex and SET[smart00317], Putative methyl transferase), producing the protein MTRPAGASFAQFFPDAPRERERARMKAQESPSAHPGEANQQRTPLNPSASSHSDEGPRTGFASRSHLNGTGPHTAHPPTEDIESLTGDTINTGGSASSHTSASSSVFSAAARPSAPGAVKLPHTQPTPPTAITSPSSYLSTTVPAKAQPTTPCRADGVEGPVPMPSGSVPDAPAIERVPARDPSRSIKCVKRTYDPLLDTSLSSSEKRKAKPIYKEFGLDDEDDAPPSDPRLAKGGRLNYINVDFHLPKARLRHAPYNLKPYKYDPKTSCGPGPPTQIVVTGFNPLIAFSKVTAIFASFGEIAESSNKMHPDTGSYLGFATFRYRDSKPHRSRPFPISAADAAQRAIRAMHGKRIEANTVRVEYDPEGKKSSRMLEEALKKENEASHNAAEPKIPTGPKPKDIIPGPPPTAPKGPAAHRGSLINVQGVWVPKPRLDTIIETEPIANQLKHDPYIFVAHEHVPVMPTTIAHMKRRLKTFMFEDIRADRTGYYIIFRDSGFGRSEAERCFRSANHTTFFTYTMVMDLHVHGTLGKASRPVDTRRRSRTPDRRHGEDTRSREEQERRRREEEADLEEEKRQRAKNFDPVLEATDVVLREMKEQLIKHIRTKIAAPALFNFLDPVNHIAKRRQLNLEDPQNAGLPPILLDDFEDRSPVGTPNSRADPIERRTARLDVSTLPRIRKVKNAGLNARKHGFNDPFARNRPAARRTAFRSLHYRLRSDSEGESDDEAENTTLFGRDTEEPESRPRSRMSSDFEAEKDEFATWGPGEDDSMTEASFALGDGSGLPKKRKLDLQVETAIKRQKKTDEELFGITIDRIETEFPSREASEDTLVRDAEAAEEKDTDGSRLPTPLPQGAKARKKAPAKPKKKSKKQLFEEREALKRQQQEIYEREAEARRSEDVDEAKPTPESEAELKKPGAEEEKADLDENMYPSEKVSALELPQDFRFDVATLEELALGEADQPDLAKLQKKFGRGKLEDPELWLWRRNRIRELNSADGTSKNPVRIEGYYVPNPTGCARTEGVKKILNSEKSKYLPHHLKVKKAREERQAQNGKSAKDSVLAAAEAARLAAESLVAKGNSRANRANNRRFVADLNDQRKTLGQDSDVLRFNQLKKRKKPVKFARSAIHNWGLYAMENIPKDDMIIEYVGEEVRQQIAELREHRYLKSGIGSSYLFRIDDNTVIDATKKGGIARFINHSCMPNCTAKIIKVEGSKRIVIYALRDIAQNEELTYDYKFERELGSTDRIPCLCGTAACKGFLN